GGGCTGGCCAGCAGCGCCTTGGTCCAGTGGTGATTGATGGGGCCACCAGGCAGTTCAGTCAGTTCGCTGCCGGGATCGCTGATTTCCGTTGCTCCGCTCTGATAATGATATTTCATCAGCCCGTCAGCATTCGCCACATACAGCGTATCGCCGATCAGTTGTACGCCGAACGGAGAATGGAGATGTTGCAGGAAAATATGTTTTTCCCAGTTTTTACCGTCACCGCTGCTGTTACGCAGCAGAGTAATGCGGTCACCGCCTTTACCACCTTTGCCGGACGCTTTCTGTACCATCCCCATAATCAGCTGTTTAGGCCTGGTGGTCGGTTTAGCCGGTCCATTGGCTTCGACCACCAGAATATCGTTATTCGGCAACACATAGAGCTGACGGGGATGCAGAAATCCGTCAGCCACCTTGTCAATTTTTAGCCCGTCGGCGACCTTCGGCATTTCGCCCTGCTGCCATGGCGTGCCTTCCGGCACCTGCATCGGTGGCAACAAAAAGTTCTGCGCTTCCGGCAGCACCGGATTAGCGCCGGTCTGCTGTTCCGGCGCGACTTTTGCACCGTTATCGCAAGCCGTCAGCAGCAGTGGCAGGGTCAGGATCACACCTGTGATTCGATTCATAACATCTCCTTAAGCTGTGCGCTGACGCAGGGCGAGTTGCAGATTGGCGAGACTTAGCAGAACCACCACCAGCGTGGAAAGCGTCACCCCTGCGGGCATCGCCGCCCATGCATCACGACTGTGAATAAAGGCGTTAACGATCGCCAGTACTATTGCCAGCGCATTGGCCCAGAAATGAAATCTGACGCCAGGCTGTGGCAGGATGCTGCGGGTGATCCATAGCTGCGCCAGATTAATCAGTCGCGGAATAATCGCCAGCAGTAAACCCATAACAATCAACCAGCTGGCGCCCTGCACCCAAAATATTTCATAGCTGTAGAGATAAATAATGTCGAATATCCAGCCAGCGACAAAAAAGCCGAGTGGCAGCGGGTTTAACAGTTCATAAATCGCGACGGCCAGCGCCGAATGCTGCCTGTTACCATTGGCCTTCATTTACAGACTCCTTTAGCATCATCAACATGCCTTACGGCGGGAAGTTCGCCAGCAGGCTTTTTAGTACTGGTAATATATTAGTAAAATTAATCAGATTGCGTAAATTAAAAGCGCAAACAGATTAAGCGCGTTGACCCGCCAGCCACTATCCTGCAGCATACTGGCGCCAGCAATTAACAGGAGCAGGTTATGCAATATCCGCGGGTAGGCGTCGGGGTACTGATTTTTCGCGAAGGGAAGATACTGCTGGGTTGTCGCAAAGGCAGCCATGGCGCAGAAAGCTGGTCAGCACCGGGCGGACATCTGGATTTTGGCGAGTCAGTTGAACAATGCGCGCGGCGCGAAGTACTGGAAGAGACCGGTTTACAGCTGATGACTCTCCACACCGGCCCGGTGACCAATGATATTTTTGTCGGGGAACAGAAACACTATATCACCCTGTTTGCACTGGCTTATGCACCCGCTGGCGAGCCACGGCTGCGCGAACCGGATAAATGCAGCGGCTGGCAGTGGTTTGCTACTGATGCACTGCCCTCACCGCTCTTTTTACCGCTGCAGAATCTGCTGTTACAGCACGGTGCTGACACACTTACCCGCCTGGCGCATCCCTCGCTAATCGGTTAACACCCGCTTTCACTATCATGCCGTGCGCCAGGCTGTGGTTCCGCAGCCTGGGCGTGACAATAGAAGAAGGGAATATAACCAACTCCCAGCATCAACCCGATTACCATGCTTTTAAACACATCGGCAAACGGCACCGCATTAACCCCTGAATAGACTGAACTGAACTGCGATGCTCGCGCCGCTACCGTCGTCAGCAGCCGGTCGGTAGCGGTCTGATAATTGATCTCGTGCAGCGGACGCACGCGCAGATCAAAGCTGACGGCAGTATTATGCTGCGCCTGAGCGCTCAGACCGCGGTAGGTCATTTCATCCGCCGTTTCACCAATGGTATTGATGATCGCCTTGCCTAACATCGTGGCGACTGCGTTACCCAGTAACGGCTCCAGCGCTCTGACCAGCAGGGTCATACCTTCGGATACCAGCATCTGATTGCCGCTGTAGGCAATGGCAGATTCGCCACAGGCTTCCAGATTCAGCCCTGGTTTACTGTTGTCCGACAGTTGCAGAAAATACTGAGCGGTATCGCGCAGCGGGACATAAATAAACACCGCAGCAATTAGCGCATTAGCGGCCAGAGCAATCCCGGCAGTGGCAACCAGCGCAGAACCCGCCCCAGTGATTAACGCGATATTAGCCAGCCGCGCGCTGAGGCTGGCGGCGGTCTGCGTTCCCGCATGCAGATCGCGGGCAATGCCCGCCAGCTGGAGTGCGACAGGCATCGCAATGGCAATCGCCCCCATGGTGATCGAAGCGGAGACCGGCGCATTCTTTAATAATACCGGTAATAGATTTTTTGCCACATACTCACGCAATGCAGTAGGGATGGCCACTGACACCAGGTTACGACTAAGCGCTAAACCAAAGTTTCTGCCATGGCGCTGTAAAGAATCCAGCCTGCGGACGCAGGAGGCAGAGGATAAATAATTAAGGCCCTGCGCATTCTGACTGATTGCATCCTCCGGCATAGCGATGTGGGTTTCTTCTTTTACTGATGTCCCGTTCTCATGGAGGTAATTGTTATTTCTGCCTGCCAGCGGTGATGACGAATGAATATCATCAGGCATATTGATGACGATATAATCAGCATGTTCTTTGTTTATCCCGCGGGGCTTATATTCCGCCAGGAAATATAATTGCTGACACGAAATGTTTTTGGTCAGCGTCAGGGTATCGGCCAGCACAGAATGCGCCGAAATTTCAGCGGGTGGCAAGGCAAACGATAACAGATTATCAGGTACCGACAATGTACGGCGTAATTCTGTCAGAAAGTGTTTCGGCGCAGGTGATGAAGATAGATCCGGCATACTCAGATAATGCCCGGCAAGATATTTATTGTTGTTGTCAGTAATCACTTAACACTCCTTAAACATTATAAGGAGAAATTAAACGCCCTTTTCTCCCCTGAATGGTTAAGCGTAGAGGGCAAAATCTGACCGACTTATAAAAAAAGCTCATTGTGATATACATCACATCATAGGAAATACTTATCTGTCATCAGCAATGCAATCATAAATTGTTTATATTTAAGAGCAGCACCGGTAAATATTACTGCTCTTAAATTTTACTGCAGCGGGTAAAAACTGTTATGGAATCAATTTTTCCGCACGCAGTTTCTCAAACAGATCGATAAAGGCATCGCGGGTACACTGATAACCGTTAAAGCCTGCTTTGCGACTTTTACTGATATCCGTAATCACTTCCATTGGACGCCCCAGATCGGCATCGGTATGCCACCATGACGCCAGCCTGGTGATATCCGCCTGCTGTAAATCATGCTGCTGCGCAATGTCCCGCCACTGCGCAGCAGCATCCTGCATGCGCCCTTCCAGCGGTTGCATCTCTCCGCTAAATGGCGCCGCTTCAATACCGAAGTAATCGGCAATCTGCGACCACATCCACTGCCAGCGAAAAACATCGCCGTTAACCACGTTAAAATCTTCGTTTACCGCCTGCTTACTGCTGGCAGCCCACAGCAGCTGATCGGCCAGCAGCCGCGCATCGGTCATATCCGTGAGGCCAGCCCACTGCTGAGCCGATCCCGGAAAAACAAATGGCTGCCCGCTCTGTTTGCACAGCGTGGCGTACACCGCCAGAGTCTGTCCCATATTCATCGCATTACCCAGCGCATATCCGATGATGGTATGCGGACGGTGGACACTCCAGCTGAAACCGTATTTTTCCGCAGCCGCAAACACTTCATCTTCCTGCGCATAGTAGAAATTATCGACCGGCTGACGTCCCTGCTCTTCACGGAACGGTGTCTGCGGCACTTCACCTTTACCATAGGCATCGAACGGGCCAAGGTAATGTTTCAGACCAGTAACCAGCGCCACGTGACCGCCGCGCAATTTATTACCGAACGCGTCAAGCACATGGCGCACCATTGCGCCATTTACGCGGATATTCTGCTGTTCATTTTCCTGACGCGCCCAGACGCTGAAAAACACCTTATCGACTTCAATGTCCTGCAACGCCTGATTTACCGCCGCTTCAGAGGTGAGATCGGCAGTCAGCGCAATACACCCCTCTGGCACTGGCGTATTACCGCGCGACAGACCATAAACCTGCCAGCCCTCGGCCAGCAAACGCGTCGCCAGCGCACTGCCCACTACACCGCTGACGCCCACAATCAATGCACGTGATTTCATTTTTTTGCTCCTGTAAGTGATATCAGCAAGCTTAATATGGAATTTAATTCCTATCCCGGGTATAAATTCATAAATTTCACGACAAAAATTCATTAATTCATGATCTCCAGCGACCGCCTGAAAGGCATCACCCCTTTTGTGATCAGTGTGGAAACCGGCAGCTTTACTGCCGCGGCAGAGAAGCTACATCTGAGCAACTCGGCAATCAGTAAAAGTATCGCCAGACTGGAGGAGCGCTTAGGATCGCGCCTGTTTGATCGCACCACCCGTAGCCTGGTGCTGACTGATGCCGGTCAGGCGTTTTATCAGACCTGTAGTCGGGTACTGGATGAGCTGGCGGAAGCCGAATCGGTGCTGGCGGCACAGCGTAATCGTCCGGCGGGTCGCCTGCGTATCGCCCTGCCACACTCCTTTGGCCGCCTGCAGGTGCTGCCGCTGCTTAATCGCTTCTGCCGTGAATATCCGGATGTGCAGCTGAATATTACTTTTACTGACCGCTTTATTGACCTGATTGAAGATGGCATTGATATCGCGGTACGCATTGGCGGCCCAGCCGATTACCCGGCATCACTGGGATATCACTATCTTGGCAGTGAACAACTGATATTTTGCGCCGCGCCGGACTATCTGCAACAGCACGGCGCCCCCTTATCCGCCGATCAGCTGAGTGCCCATCGCTGCGTAGCCTACGCCCGTCATGATGGCAGCACCACGCCCTGGACATTTACCGCCGCCGACGGACGCACCATGACGCGTGAGATTTCACATGCGATGGCGCTGGGCGATGGCGAAGCCTTGCTGACAGCGGTGGTGGATGGCATGGGTGTGGCGCAGATTGCCAGCTGGCTGGCGCGCGAACCGCTGGCGCGTGGTGAACTGACGCCACTGCTTGAACCGCTGGTGGTTGAGGGGTTGCCGCTGTATCTGCTATGGCCACAGAAAAAGCAGCTGACGCCGAAGGTTGATGCCCTGTTACAGGCCTTAAAGCAGCTTAAAATCCATTAGTCAGCGCGCCAGCGGGTAGTGGATAAGATCGTGCAGACGTACGTTCTCTGTCGTTGCATTGCGATAGGTATGGGCGCAGTCCGCCTGGAACCGTAGCGCATCACCGGCCGCAAGCTGATGCCAGATATCATTGACCATCAGCTCCAGCTGACCTTCAATCACAATAACATGCTCAATCACCCCCGGTTCATGGGGTGAAGAGGCGCTGACCGCGCCGGGCGCCAGATCGACCACAAACATATCAAAGCCGAGCTGAGGGTCGAAGGGAAAAACCGGCACCACGCGCATATCGGCATTGGCCTGACTGAAAGCCGCCAGATTGTGGTAACGCTGCACGGTGATCGCCGCAGGCGTCACCGCCGGTTCGATAAAAGCGGAAAAGGCGACATTAAAACCGGTGGCGATTTTCCACAGGGTCGCCACCGTCGGACTGGACTCCGCGCGTTCTATCTGGCCAAGCATCGCCTTACTGACACCGGTGCGCGCTGCCGCCTCGGTTAAACTCCACTGGCGTTCTGCACGCAAATGCTTAAGCGTTAACGCCAGCTGCTGATTAAGTTGCTGCATCATTCTCCTCACTGTTCTGCCTGCCAGTGTAGCGACTTGTGCGTTATAACGCACGGTGTTATGTTGTGCGCTATAACGCACTAGCAGGATTAAAAACCATGCGCTCAGCGATCTCCGAATCTCATTTCACCCCGGCAATTATCGCCGGTTTTGTTGCGGTACTGGTCGGTTATTGTAGTTCGGCGGCGATAATCTTTCAGGCCGCAGCGGCGGCTGGCGCCACGCCGCTGCAAATTGGCGGCTGGCTCACCATGCTGGGACTGGGACAGGGCTTGACTTCAATCGGACTCTCCTGGTACTACCGGATGCCGATCCTTGCCGCCTGGTCGACGCCCGGCGCCGCGCTGCTGGTCACCAGCCTGCCTGGCGTGTCGCTTAATGAAGCGATTGGCATTTTTATCTTTGCCTCCGCGCTGATCCTGCTGTGTGGCGTGACCGGATTATTCGCCCGCCTGATGAACCATATTCCGCAGGCCATCTCCGCCGCCATGCTGGCCGGGATTTTACTGCGTTTTGGCCTTGATGCGTTCGGCGCACTACAGGTCAATTTTGCCCTGAGCGGCACGATGTGTCTGGTATGGCTGCTGGCGCGACGTTTTGTCGCACGCTACACCATTATGCTGACGCTGGTCGCTGGTCTGTTGGTGGCGATATTACAGGGCGCCATTCACTTCCCGCAGCAGTCGCTGCATTTTGCCTGGCCGCAGTTTATTGCCCCGCATTTTACCTTAGCCACCCTGCTGGGTATCGGCGTGCCCTATTTTATGGTGACTATGGCATCGCAGAATGCGCCAGGTATCGCCACGTTAAAAGCGGCAGGCTATCCGGCGCCGGTGTCGCCGCTGATTAGCTGGACGTCACTGACCTCGTTGCTGCTGGCGCCTTTTGGTGGTTTTTCAGTCTGTATCTCGGCGATCACCGCGGCGATCTGTATGGGTTCAGACGTGCATCCTAATCCGCAACGCCGCTATATCGCCGCGATAGCCGGGGGGGGATGTTATCTGCTGGCTGGGGTGTTCGGCGGCGCTATCGGTATGCTGTTTAGCGCCCTGCCTGCGGTGCTGATCCATACCATTGCCGGACTGGCGCTGTTGGGGACACTTTCCGGCAGCCTGCAACAGGCGCTGAGTGACAGTAAGCAGCGTGATGCCGCTATAATTACCTTTCTGATTACTGCCTCTGGCGTCACGTTGCTGGGCATCGGCGCAGCCTTCTGGGGCCTGATTGGCGGTGTGCTGGCCCATCTGGTTTTATCGCTGCCGCCACGGACGCGATAATCGGTAATCTGCCGTCTCTGCGGGACTGGCGTATCGCTTTTAGGCCGCTTCAGCGATAAAATAGCGTGGAATTTTGCGGCGTTATCATCTGCGTTCGTCGCAACAGGAGTATCGACGTCTGCGGTTAAGCAGAGGCAAGGACAGAGGAGAGAGCGGTGAATCAGCATCAGCGTACACATATTGCTACGGTGGTTGAATCCATTTACGGCAAAGGCGGCGGTATGAGAGTGCCAGAGGTGGATCCGCTGATCCGCGACTCATGGCAACGCTGTGTTGATTCTCACGGACTTGATCCCTTTCGCATGCAGCAGGCGCAGATTCTGTCTGCTGCTGAACTGCATGCGCATCGCGAGCCACTGGATGAGTTTCGGCGCTTTGCCTGGCACGGCATGACACAGCTCTGGCAACAGGTAGCGCCAGCGGGCTATATGGTGCTGCTGACCAATGCGCAGGGCGTTACCCTTGATTATATCGGCGATAAAAATGCGGCGATCCGTTTACGTCGTGCGGGTCTGTTTGCCGGCGCGCAGTGGACCGAAGCCAGTGCGGGAACCTGTGCCGTCGGCACTGCGCTGGCAACCGGCCTGCCGCTGACCGTTCACCAGCAGGATCATTTTGACGCCACCCATATTCCGTTAACCTGTAGCGCAGTCCCGCTGTTTGATCCTGACGGCCCGCTAAAAGCGGTGCTGGATATTTCGGCGCTGCGCTCGCCGCAGCCAAAAGAGAGCCAGCATCTGACGCTGCAAATTGCGCAGATGGCGGCATGGCAGATTGAGCAGGCGTGGTTTAACCATCATCACCATGATCACTGGGTGCTGAAACTGAGTCTCACCCCCTCATTTGTCGATGTCAGCCCTGACTTTTTGCTGGCATTCGACGCTAATGGCCGTCTGACAGGCCATAATCATCGCGCGCAACGTATGCTGGAAACGGAAATGGGTTTTGCCCGCGCGGAATTAAGCGCCATCAGCGCGCTGATTGGCTTACGCTTTGAGCAAATTTTTCAGCAGAGTTTTGACCGGCTGCCGGGCTATCTCAGCGCCAGCGGGCAGCGCCCGGCGCTAATCGCCCTGCTAAACAGTAGCCGTGCGCTCTGCCTGAGCGTCGTCGCCCCGCCGCAACGCGCGAGCGCAACGTTATCATCCGGCGACAGCTCCCTGCCTGAACCACTGGCGGCGCTGAATGGTGGCGATGCCAGCCTGCAACGACAGTTACAGCGTGCCGCTAAGTTGCTGAACAGCCCGATCAATCTGGTGGTCCAGGGTGAAACCGGCAGCGGTAAAGAATATTTTGCGAAAGCCTTTCATCGCGCCAGCGATCGCGCAAACGCGCCTTTTATTGCGGTGAACTGTGCCGCGATCCCCGCTACGCTGATTGAGAGCGAGCTGTTTGGCGCGATGCCTGGCAGTTTTTCCGGCGCCAGCAGCAAGCCCAAACGCGGCCTGATTCAGGAAGCCAGTGGCGGCACCCTGTTCCTTGATGAAATTGGCGATATGCCGCTGGAGATGCAGTCGCGTCTGTTGCGCGTACTGGCGGAGCATGAAGTGTTGCCGGTCGGCGCATCAAGGCCAGTGGCGGTGGATATCAGGGTGATTTGCGCTTCGCACTACCAGCTGGAGCAACGCGTCGCTGCCGGTCATTTCCGTGCTGATTTATATTACCGCCTGAATGGCGCGCAGATTACCCTGCCACCCCTGCGCCAGCGCAGCGATCTTGAGGTGGTGATTGAACGGATGCTGGCGGGAAAAAGGGAGCTAACCGCCGCAGCACGCCAGCGACTGTTGCAGCATCGCTGGCCGGGAAACCTGCGTGAATTGCGCAATGTGCTCGACTATGCCCGGCAGATGGCAGAGCAGCACCATATCGCGCTTGAGGATCTGCCGGACAGTTTCCAGCATCCCGGCATTTTGCCCGCAGAAGCAGAAAGCGGACACTCTCCCGTCAGCGATAGTGAGGCGCAAAGGCTGATGCAGTTACTGGCGGCGGCGCAGTGGAATCGCGCGGCGGTCGCGCGCCAGATGGGCATCAGCCGGATGACGCTTTACCGTCATATGCGTCGTCTGGGCATCCGTTCCCCGCTGATCGGGGAACAGTAATAACAGCCGGGTGACAGCACCCGGCTGGAGCGCTTATTGCGGTGGACGCACCAGAATTTTAACCTGCTGCTTTTCACGCACCAGCGCATCAAAACCTTCCGCCACGATATCGTCCAGCGCGATTCTTTTGGTGACCAGTTTATCCGCCTGGAAATAGCCCTGGGTCATCAGCTCCATCACCGCCGGGAAGATATTGCGATAGGCGATAATGCCTTTGACTGAACGCTCTTTCAGTACCAGCGTATTCGGATTGAATGCCGCTTCACCTTCCCAGATCGACACCACAATCGTCTCACCTTCATAGCGGGTGCTGTTGATGCACTGCTTCAGCACCGCCGGCACGCCGGTGACTTCAAAGGCCACATCCACGCCGCCGTCGGTCAGCTGGCGAATCACTTCAACCGCATCTTCTTTAGTCGGGTCGATCACCCGACGAGCGCCCAGCTCCTGCGCTTTTGCTGAGCGCTGTGGCGATAGCTCAACCACATAGATTTCGGAAGCACCGGCCGCGCGCAGCGCTTCAATCAGCAACAGGCCAATCGGACCCGCGCCAAACACCGCCGCTTTGCCGCCCACTTTCAGGGTGCTCATCCGCACGGCATGCAGCGCCACTGCGGCAGGTTCCACCAGCGCGCCCTGTTCAAAGGAGAGCGCATCCGGCATACGGTGAACCATATGCTCCTGCACCACGGTAAACGAGGCAAAACCCCCGCCACCACCGGATAAGCCGTGAAAGCCCATCCCTTCACACAGGTTGTATTTCTTCTCGCGACAGGGTTCACATTCACCGCAGGATAGGATGGGTTCGACCACCACGCGGTCGCCGGGCTTCACTTTGCTGACGCCCGCGCCAACTTCCACCACTTCACCGGAAAACTCGTGCCCCATAACAATCGGCGCGATATCGCCGCTGATTGGATGCGGCTTTTCTACCGGCACAAAAATCGGCCCGGCAAGATATTCATGTAAATCACTGCCGCAGATCCCGGTCCAGGCGACTTTGATTTTGACCTTTCCGGCGGAAACCTGCGGTTCATTAATCTCTTCTACTTTAATATTGCGTGCCTGATGCCAACGTGCAGCTTTCATCAACTTCTCCATTTCGACAAAAAATAAATCATCCCTTACCGGCGCCACAAGTGCAGGTAACGGTGTCCCTGTCGGATATAGCGAAATCTGTGCCAGCTTTGATTAATGATAGTAGCGGTAAAGATAGTGATATTTTTCATTAAGTTGAAATTTATCGTCTGGCAGAAAATAGTGATATTTAGTCACGCTGTTACAACTGTAACGGGTTACTGTTGTAACAGCGTGATGATGTGAAATATTTGCTATTTTTACCATCGATAAACCAGTGGTGCGTCAAAGAAGCGGACTGGCGCTAACCAGTCCTGGCATTAATTGATGCTGCATGGATCCACTACTGCGGCGGATTATCCTGCCGGTAACTATGTTGCGGATTAATCACCAATTGCCTGACCTGCTCCTCAAGCTGGTTACTGTGGTAGAGATCGAGGCACTTGAGTAAATCGAACCTGACACCCTTGACCTCTGATTCCGTAAGTGGATTATGATAGTCACGCCGTAGATACTCCTCTACCAGCGCTTTTACCCGGTCGGGTGATTTTGCCAGATCGTAATAAGTCCAGTCACGCAAAGCGCTGACACTGCTTCCGGCGTCAGTGGCGACATCTTTATCGTTGCGCCAGGCAGTAGCAATGCATGTGGCCAGCACCATATCTTTATAGTTCTGAGCATAACTGCGAGTTGCCGCCTGCGGCGATGACTGAGGATAATCTTGCGCATGACTGATATAAGGAATGATCATCATGATTAAAAGCAGGCTATTGAGTTTTTTTATCATGGCAGTCTCCAGAAGTTCGCCCTCTCAGTACGGTCGGTGCATACACTCATCCTTGTGGTTTGCTAATCGGCCCGGGCTAATCACATTGCCACAGGCATCCCTCTGTTTTGCCAGCCAACGGGTCATTGCAAAACAGCGATCGTCTGAAATTTAACCACAGCAACATTTCTGTCAACCGTTTTTCGCCCCTTCAGCAGCTAATATGCCCTCCACCCCCATCGATGCCCCAGAGAGTTGTCACTTTTAGCGCTTATTCCGGCGTTTGATTTGTCATTACCAGAACTAAAGTAATAATAATCTTGGATAACACATTATTTTCTGCCTCAGGCATCGTCATAATAAGGGCCCTGATACGTGGCAAAATCATTTTTACGCAGCGGAAACCTGGATGCGGTACTGGCATTAGGGGAGAATGGACAACCGGTTTACGCCTCCGCCCTGCAACTTCGCGAAACCCTGCGCCTCAGAAAACAACAAAAAATTGCCGACTGTCTGGCGATCCCGCAAGCCAATGAGAACGGCGATCGTATCGACTGGTATGCGCCCTTCAGCGGACGGGTAAAATCCTGGATCGCCGCCAGCGACAGCGAGCGCGCCTCCGCCATCAATCTGCTGGAAAACTGCCAGGACAGCGTCAATGAGATCAGCCAGCGAGCGCAGAGCGCCGAAAAACCGGCGATGCAGCTGTTTGGTGTGTTACTGAGTAAAGCCTTCCAGTTTCCTGACCAGAACTACATCTATCTGGTTGATGGCAAGCCGGTCATTACCTTTTGGGGATTTGTCGATCTCGATAAAAAATCCCGTGTTGATGCGCTCGACTGTCTGCGCGCCACGCTACAGGTTAACCTGCCGCCGATTGTGCCGGTCTTTGTCGAACCACCGCCAGTAGTCACGCCGGTTGCCGTTCCGCAGCCAGAGCCAGAACCCCCGGTGGCAGAGATAGCGCCCCCTGCACCTGAACCCGTTACGGTGACGCCAGTCAAAAAAGCGCCTGCTTCATGGCGCCGTTTCGCCTGGTTGTTGCCGCCGCTGGCGATTGCCGGCGCTTTCGCCATGTATCAGCAGCAACGCCCTGAGCCGGTAGAACAGCCCGCAGCAGAAACCGCCGCGAAGCCTGCGCCGGTCATTGAAGTTAAACCAGCTCCGGTAGAAACTGTCGCCGCTGCGCCACAACCCGAGGCGAAAACCACGCTGCCGCTGGCGCCTGCCACCCATGACGAAAGCCTGGCAGTGGCCACTCCTGCGATTGAGCCACCAGTTGCAGCCGCGCCCGCAGAACCTGCGGCGCCGGTCAGCAAAGATGCGCTGGTGATGCCTGCTGATGCAGTAAAAATTGGATCGACTAAGTTCCTTAACGGTAACTGGCGTGTCACGCTGGATGTGAAGAATCTGCCAACCGGTAAACCACCGAGCCTGAAATATCAGCT
This is a stretch of genomic DNA from Winslowiella toletana. It encodes these proteins:
- a CDS encoding helix-turn-helix domain-containing protein; this translates as MQQLNQQLALTLKHLRAERQWSLTEAAARTGVSKAMLGQIERAESSPTVATLWKIATGFNVAFSAFIEPAVTPAAITVQRYHNLAAFSQANADMRVVPVFPFDPQLGFDMFVVDLAPGAVSASSPHEPGVIEHVIVIEGQLELMVNDIWHQLAAGDALRFQADCAHTYRNATTENVRLHDLIHYPLAR
- a CDS encoding SDR family oxidoreductase — encoded protein: MKSRALIVGVSGVVGSALATRLLAEGWQVYGLSRGNTPVPEGCIALTADLTSEAAVNQALQDIEVDKVFFSVWARQENEQQNIRVNGAMVRHVLDAFGNKLRGGHVALVTGLKHYLGPFDAYGKGEVPQTPFREEQGRQPVDNFYYAQEDEVFAAAEKYGFSWSVHRPHTIIGYALGNAMNMGQTLAVYATLCKQSGQPFVFPGSAQQWAGLTDMTDARLLADQLLWAASSKQAVNEDFNVVNGDVFRWQWMWSQIADYFGIEAAPFSGEMQPLEGRMQDAAAQWRDIAQQHDLQQADITRLASWWHTDADLGRPMEVITDISKSRKAGFNGYQCTRDAFIDLFEKLRAEKLIP
- a CDS encoding benzoate/H(+) symporter BenE family transporter, whose amino-acid sequence is MRSAISESHFTPAIIAGFVAVLVGYCSSAAIIFQAAAAAGATPLQIGGWLTMLGLGQGLTSIGLSWYYRMPILAAWSTPGAALLVTSLPGVSLNEAIGIFIFASALILLCGVTGLFARLMNHIPQAISAAMLAGILLRFGLDAFGALQVNFALSGTMCLVWLLARRFVARYTIMLTLVAGLLVAILQGAIHFPQQSLHFAWPQFIAPHFTLATLLGIGVPYFMVTMASQNAPGIATLKAAGYPAPVSPLISWTSLTSLLLAPFGGFSVCISAITAAICMGSDVHPNPQRRYIAAIAGGGCYLLAGVFGGAIGMLFSALPAVLIHTIAGLALLGTLSGSLQQALSDSKQRDAAIITFLITASGVTLLGIGAAFWGLIGGVLAHLVLSLPPRTR
- a CDS encoding sigma-54-dependent Fis family transcriptional regulator, producing MNQHQRTHIATVVESIYGKGGGMRVPEVDPLIRDSWQRCVDSHGLDPFRMQQAQILSAAELHAHREPLDEFRRFAWHGMTQLWQQVAPAGYMVLLTNAQGVTLDYIGDKNAAIRLRRAGLFAGAQWTEASAGTCAVGTALATGLPLTVHQQDHFDATHIPLTCSAVPLFDPDGPLKAVLDISALRSPQPKESQHLTLQIAQMAAWQIEQAWFNHHHHDHWVLKLSLTPSFVDVSPDFLLAFDANGRLTGHNHRAQRMLETEMGFARAELSAISALIGLRFEQIFQQSFDRLPGYLSASGQRPALIALLNSSRALCLSVVAPPQRASATLSSGDSSLPEPLAALNGGDASLQRQLQRAAKLLNSPINLVVQGETGSGKEYFAKAFHRASDRANAPFIAVNCAAIPATLIESELFGAMPGSFSGASSKPKRGLIQEASGGTLFLDEIGDMPLEMQSRLLRVLAEHEVLPVGASRPVAVDIRVICASHYQLEQRVAAGHFRADLYYRLNGAQITLPPLRQRSDLEVVIERMLAGKRELTAAARQRLLQHRWPGNLRELRNVLDYARQMAEQHHIALEDLPDSFQHPGILPAEAESGHSPVSDSEAQRLMQLLAAAQWNRAAVARQMGISRMTLYRHMRRLGIRSPLIGEQ
- a CDS encoding LysR family transcriptional regulator, which gives rise to MISSDRLKGITPFVISVETGSFTAAAEKLHLSNSAISKSIARLEERLGSRLFDRTTRSLVLTDAGQAFYQTCSRVLDELAEAESVLAAQRNRPAGRLRIALPHSFGRLQVLPLLNRFCREYPDVQLNITFTDRFIDLIEDGIDIAVRIGGPADYPASLGYHYLGSEQLIFCAAPDYLQQHGAPLSADQLSAHRCVAYARHDGSTTPWTFTAADGRTMTREISHAMALGDGEALLTAVVDGMGVAQIASWLAREPLARGELTPLLEPLVVEGLPLYLLWPQKKQLTPKVDALLQALKQLKIH
- a CDS encoding nucleotide triphosphate diphosphatase NUDT15 gives rise to the protein MQYPRVGVGVLIFREGKILLGCRKGSHGAESWSAPGGHLDFGESVEQCARREVLEETGLQLMTLHTGPVTNDIFVGEQKHYITLFALAYAPAGEPRLREPDKCSGWQWFATDALPSPLFLPLQNLLLQHGADTLTRLAHPSLIG
- a CDS encoding DUF2231 domain-containing protein, with protein sequence MKANGNRQHSALAVAIYELLNPLPLGFFVAGWIFDIIYLYSYEIFWVQGASWLIVMGLLLAIIPRLINLAQLWITRSILPQPGVRFHFWANALAIVLAIVNAFIHSRDAWAAMPAGVTLSTLVVVLLSLANLQLALRQRTA
- a CDS encoding 2,3-butanediol dehydrogenase; amino-acid sequence: MKAARWHQARNIKVEEINEPQVSAGKVKIKVAWTGICGSDLHEYLAGPIFVPVEKPHPISGDIAPIVMGHEFSGEVVEVGAGVSKVKPGDRVVVEPILSCGECEPCREKKYNLCEGMGFHGLSGGGGGFASFTVVQEHMVHRMPDALSFEQGALVEPAAVALHAVRMSTLKVGGKAAVFGAGPIGLLLIEALRAAGASEIYVVELSPQRSAKAQELGARRVIDPTKEDAVEVIRQLTDGGVDVAFEVTGVPAVLKQCINSTRYEGETIVVSIWEGEAAFNPNTLVLKERSVKGIIAYRNIFPAVMELMTQGYFQADKLVTKRIALDDIVAEGFDALVREKQQVKILVRPPQ
- a CDS encoding type VI secretion system amidase immunity protein Tai4, with protein sequence MIKKLNSLLLIMMIIPYISHAQDYPQSSPQAATRSYAQNYKDMVLATCIATAWRNDKDVATDAGSSVSALRDWTYYDLAKSPDRVKALVEEYLRRDYHNPLTESEVKGVRFDLLKCLDLYHSNQLEEQVRQLVINPQHSYRQDNPPQ